In the Acidobacteriota bacterium genome, CTTCGGTATGCACCGGCGCGACTCCGCCCGAGACCGTCACCGCTTCCGTAATCTCGCCCAACTGCAAGGTGATGTCGACTCGACGCTCCTCGCCGGCAGCCAAAACAAACTTGGCCGTGTAGGTCTTAAAGCCGGTCAGCCGGGCCTCGATCTCGTATTTACCGGCGGGCAGTTCTTTGAACTTATATTGTCCTGCATCGTCGGAAACCGCCGTCCAGGGACGTTCCCTTCCCTCCATCGTCAAGGTTAGGTCTGCTCCTGGAATCACGCCTCCCGAGGGATCGCTCACCCTCCCGAGAACCTGCCCGGTTGACGGCTCCTGGGCGACTGAAACGGCTAAGGGGACGCTGACGAGAATCAGCAGGACCAGCGGAAGAATTCTCCGCCATGGAAAAACGGTTAGCGCTTTCATGATCTCTCCTATCCAACGGAAATTGTTGCTTACGCATTAGACCGACGCCGTCCAAGAAGGGTTCAAGCGGACGCATCGCGCCGCATGACCGAGCGGGTGGCCAGGATGATTCCCATCCACTTGGCGGCCCAGGCCACCGGAGCAATAGGGGGAATGGGCAGGCTCAGGATGGCGTGAAGCCCCAGATCGATAATCAGGAGCGCCAGCAGGATTCCAGCTCCCGTCGCCAGAGCCGCCTGGCTGGAGAGCTTGCGCAAGAAGGCCCGTGTCAGTGCAAAGCCCACGGGGACGCCGGCCAGGATGACGAAATAAGGTCCGCTTCTTTGCGCGTGTTCCTGGTAATGGGCCAAGTCCTGCCCCGGTTGGAGGGCGTAGGAATAGACGACCATGTAGAGAAAGTGGCCCAGCAGGAGCAGGGCTTCGATTCCGAGGGCCGCCAACAGCAGCCTCCCCCAGCGGATTTCAGACAGACGAAGAGCAGGGCTGCTCATAATGACCTCCTTTGGTTTAACGGGTTTTGTGTGTGAGGACTTAGGAGAAGGGCCGGCCCGGCTTTAGCGCGCGCCGGACTCGCACTCCTCAAGCCAGGGGGGAGGAGCCACCCCGGCCGGGGGCGATCGGCGCCCCTCCTGCAAACAGCGGCCGAAAGCCGCGGCGGCGGCCGCCTCTTGACCGCTTTCTTTCAAGGCCTGGCCTAGCTCGTAGTGAATCCTGGCCAGGTCGGGACGCAGGTCGGCGGCGCGTTGCAAAGCGGCCACCGCTTCTTCCTGGCGTCCCTGCTCGCTCAGGGCCGCCGCCAGGCTTCTCCACAGTCCGGAGATGCCTGGCCTGAGGGCCAAGGCGGCGGTGTAATAGCGTACGGCCTCGGCTGAACGTCCGCCACGGCGGTAGGCGGCGGCGCAGGTATCGAGCAGCGACAGGTCGTCGGGATAGAGTCGCAGGCCCCGCTGACAGAGGGAAGGCCAGAGCCTTTGGTCGCGCCCCATGAGGAGATTGGAGACCAGAACGGCCAGGGTGCGGGGCTGCATTTCTTCAAGGTCGGCCTGAGCGATTTCGGTCATCTCCGAAACCGGCGGACGGCCGCTGAAAGCCAACCGCCTCAGGCGAACGCGCAAGGGGTCGGGGTCGCCCTGCAAGAGGGCGGGGATGCGCTCTCTCAGTTCCTGCAGGCTGTAGCGGTCGTTTCCCCGCAAGATCAAATAAAAGCCGGTGCGCAGCCACAAGTCGAGTCCGTGGGCCAGTTGATTGCGGATGGGCGACTGACGGATGATCTCTGCTATTTGTTCAGCCGACTGCTGCCGGAAGTCGATGCCGAAGTCGAGGAAGGCCTGGCGGAAGCCTTGATCCTTCTTGCCGCTCAACGGGGGCTGGCCCGTCAGGATCTCGCAGAGGATGGCGCCCAAGGCGTAGACGTCGGTCCGCTCGTCGATCTGCTCTATTTCGCCGCGGGCCTGCTCGGGAGACATGTAGGAAGGGGTGCCCATGACCGAGCCTACCAGCGAGCGGGAGTCGCCGGAAATGGAACGGATGGTCTCGACCTCGGGGCCCTCCGCTTGAACGGCGGCGGCATGGCGTTCTTCCGCCGACCCTCCTTGAGGCAGGACCTTGGCCAGTCCCCAATCCACGACTTGCACCTCTCCGAAGGGACCCACCATCACGTTGGAAGGCTTGAGATCGCGATGCACGACACCCCTGGAGTGGGCGTAGGCCATGGTCTGGCAGACCTGCTCGAAAATGCCCAGGACCTTGAGGCGTCCGCTCTCCAGATCAGTGCGCTCCCTCAGCAGCTTGGCCAGGGTCTGTCCCCGCAACAGCTTCATGCTGAAGAACAGCCGTCCCCGGCCGGTGCGTCCCAGCTCGAAAACGGGGAGGATGCCGGGATGCTGCAGTTGGCCCCCGATCTGGGCCTCCTCGACGAAGCGCTGCAACATGGCCGGATACTCCTGGAAGTCCTTCTTAAGCATTTTGACGGCCACGTCGCGTCCCAGGTCGTCATCGCGTCCCTTCAGCACCACACCCACGCCGCCCCGGGCGATCTCCCCCTGCAGGCGGTAGCGGCCCGCTTGACGTTCATCCGAGTCGCCTGCCGAGAGGGTGAGGGGAGAGGAGTCCTCTTCTTGGTCGCGTAGCAGGATGCGGCTGTCCAGGCCCAGGCTCTCCTGCATGTGCTGTACCAGGCGTCCTTGGGGAACCTCTCCGAAGGCGGCTTTGAGACCGGCTTCCAGAGTCGCCTCTTGGCTGCGGTCCTGCTCTTGATCGGGTCGCCGCTCGTCGTTCTTGCCCATCTCAGCCTCCTTGCAGCCGCCGTTCTCAAGGGGAGAATCGATCCGCCCTCATATACAGGTCACGGCAAGGCCGGTTTTCGCGGGCTTCGCACGGCCATCCACTGGGCACTGACCGCTGGCGACGTGAGGCGGCCAGTCGACGATACCTACATCTGCCGGCTGATTGGCGTGATCTTCGTGTCGCACTATTCTAGTGCCGCGTCGCCAAGAGTTCTGACCCAGGGTGGAGTCGTACAGCTTCGCATCGGTGCAGGAGTTGCAGGAAACGGTCGAAGCCTTCGTGCGGGAGTGGAACGAAAAGCATTCCTGCTTTCGCTAGGACTCACCCGTTCCTCGCCCAGCGCACTCCAAGACCGCACGTCTCACGCGCGCTGGCACCCAGTTTTTCAGAGTGACTTGTTACACTCCACTCGTTGAACATAAATCGCGCCTGCCTGTTGGAAAAGAAACCTTGGCGGGACCCATGCCTAAAAACATCCGATCAAATGAGCGCGGAGTCTCGACGACTGAATACGCCGTGATGCTGGCTCTAGTCGCTCTCGCTGTTTCCTCATTGGGGCTCGACATCAGCGGTGCCGTGACAGGCGCCTTCGATTCCTTGATGGCGATCCTGAATTGAGCCGCGGACGAATGTTCCCCATAGCGGCGGTCTTGGCGGGACTCTCGTCCGCCTTGCGGCAAAGAGCCTTCTCGCGGAGAAACGATGGCTTAGCCATCCATCAAATCGAGAATTGCCGCCAGTACAAAAGTGAGGATAGTCGCAAGTATCCCGCCAGGGAGCAACCACCACTTCAGAGCGGGCTTCGCCTGCCTCATACTTGCCGACAGCGACGCAACGCATGACGCCCCAAGATCACCGAGGTGACGGAGGCAAGGACCAGGATTGGCACGTCTCGACTTAGCACATCGGTGGCGCCGGACTGTAGATTCAATCCTTTTTGACAGCAAGGTCGGCTGCAATCAGATCCCGAGGCAGAGTGGCTGCTGCCTGAATTGGGCGGCGGGCCGCACGGTAACTAGCTGCTAAAATGGGACGTTCATGACAGCCATCGAACCTGAAACGGCGCTCATCCCCGAAGGATGGTTTCTGATGGGAAGCGAAGACGGCCGTTTCAACGAACGGCCCGTCCACCGGGTCTGGGTGGACGCGTTCCGCATGGCCATCCATCCCGTTACCAACCGCGAGTACGGGCGTTTTCTCAAAGACGGCGGGCGCGAGCCTCCCAAAGGATGGGGGGAGGAACGCTTCAGACAACCCTCACAGCCCGTGGTCGGCGTCACCTGGTTCGAAGCCGATTGCTACTGCCGCTGGGCGGCCGAAACCACGGGCCGTCCCTACCGCCTGCCCACCGAAGCGGAACGGGAAAAAGCCGCCCGCGGAGGTCTGCAAGGCAAGCGCTATCCCTGGGGCGATGAAGAACCCGGCTGGATGGAGGTCAAGGGGAAAGGACACACCTTAGACCAGCTTGAAGACGTGGCCCAGGACCCGCCCAACGCCTACGGCCTCCACAACATGGGAAACCTGGTGCACGAGTGGTGCTCAGACTGGTACGACGCCAACTACTACGCCGATTCCCCCGACCGCAATCCGCAAGGCCCCCCGACCGGCATCCGCAAGGCCTCCCGCGGCGGCTCCTGGCGCCACCGCATCAAGATCACCCCCTGCGCCGCCCGCACCGCCATCCCCCCCGACCGCACCCACCTCGACTACAGCTTCCGGGTTGTCCTTACGACACGGTAATGCAGGGCTGCTGCGGGAATCCCTCCAACGGTGCAGCCGAAAGCATGGAAAAACCAAATCTGGTCCGTCCGATTCGTTAAGAAGGCCGATCCGGTTGGCCAGGGCCGCCAAACTCCGGCCCGCCAGCCAATCAATTGGATCTCAGAAGGAGGCTCGAAGAACAATGTTTAAGAGAAAACTTATCATCTCGGCCCTGCTGAGCGTGACCTTTACAGCTCTGCTTGTGGCCGGCAACGTCAAGCTCGTCTCCAACACGTGGAATCGCATTTGCAAAATCGAGGTCGCGTGGGGGATGAATGCCCCCCAAAGGGCCGATGGGACCAGGACGTTCACTAACGTCACCAAAGGTACGATTCTTGTCACGAAGCCCAACAAGGTTTGCTACCGCAGGTCGACCAATCCGACCAACTGCCAGTCAAGTCTCGGTCAGTGGACGTGCATCACCAGGCTGATCTCCGGAACTGAACAGCGTTCGGTCGCTAAGGGATGCCGAGTCGGGAGTGCAAGAGCACCCTCCGATGCGCTAGGGTATGCGGAGAGGAGAGTTCGTGCCTGGTGCTGCCGGTCATAAGTTCTGAGCCAGGGCCCTCCGTATCTTGTCCCTGACAGGGGCAGATTCGTCAGCCCAGGGTCAGCCCCGGCGAGCGTTAGCGAGACGGCGGCGCCACCCTGGGTTTCACACGGCAAAGGTCCGAAAGTTGGCGCTGCCCGCCACAGCCGAACCTGAACGTTAGGCGGAAACGCGGTGTCAGCGAGCGAGGAGCCAATATGAAGTCAACCAGCATTCCTTCATCGCGAAAGGTCGCCACGGTCCTGCTTTCATGGATCGCCATGCTGGGATTCGACTTCCTCCTCCATGGCGGGATCCTTGCGAGCCTCTATATTCAACCTAGCCCCTTCTTGCGCCCCCTTGAAGAAGCGTTCGCCCTGATCCCCCTGGGCTATGCCGCCTTCCTCACCTCGGCCATCACCCTTGTCTGGCTTGCCCCTCACCTTCAGGTCCGGGCTCCTTCCCAGGGCTTCACATTTGGACTGAAACTGGGAGCATTGATCTGGGGCGGCCTCGCCCTTGGGCTGGCGTCAATCTCGACTGCCCGACCTTCCCTCCTGGCCGGATGGTTCGTCGGTCAGACCGTGGAACTGGCCATCGGCGGATTCGTCGTAGGGTCTGCCCTCTCCGGCTCCTCTTTGCGCAGCCTTGCGATGAAGGTCCTCGCCTTCGTCTTGCTCGCGGCCATCATCACGATAGCTCTGCAAAGTCTGGGCCTCGCCCCTGCTGCAAGAATCATCAGCCGCTAGCTACCGCGGCTGCGAGATTCTCGTCCGCGACGGAAAAGGCTTCAAAGACCGCATCTCGATGCTACCCGAGTCCCGGAAGCAAGCCCTTCAGGCACACCTGCAAAGAGTCAAATCGGTTCATCAGCGCGACTTGGCCGAGGGCTAGGGCCGCGTTCAAATGCCGAGCGGTCTGGGCCGCAAATACCCCAATGCGCCAGCCGAGTGGCGCTGGCAATGGGCCTTTCCGCAGGAGAAGCGCTGGAATTACCCGAAAAGCGGCCGGGCAAGGCCGTCATCACATCGACGCCTCCCTGGTTCAGAAAGCCGTGCGCAGTGCGGTGGCCAGGGCGGGTCTGACGAAGCGTGGTCACTTGCGCGGCGGCGTTCAGTGTGGAGATGGACGCTGCGGAAGACGCGATCATTGCGCGGCCCGATGCATGGTCTCCGTATGCTCATGGCACTCGGTCGCTACCTG is a window encoding:
- a CDS encoding protein kinase yields the protein MGKNDERRPDQEQDRSQEATLEAGLKAAFGEVPQGRLVQHMQESLGLDSRILLRDQEEDSSPLTLSAGDSDERQAGRYRLQGEIARGGVGVVLKGRDDDLGRDVAVKMLKKDFQEYPAMLQRFVEEAQIGGQLQHPGILPVFELGRTGRGRLFFSMKLLRGQTLAKLLRERTDLESGRLKVLGIFEQVCQTMAYAHSRGVVHRDLKPSNVMVGPFGEVQVVDWGLAKVLPQGGSAEERHAAAVQAEGPEVETIRSISGDSRSLVGSVMGTPSYMSPEQARGEIEQIDERTDVYALGAILCEILTGQPPLSGKKDQGFRQAFLDFGIDFRQQSAEQIAEIIRQSPIRNQLAHGLDLWLRTGFYLILRGNDRYSLQELRERIPALLQGDPDPLRVRLRRLAFSGRPPVSEMTEIAQADLEEMQPRTLAVLVSNLLMGRDQRLWPSLCQRGLRLYPDDLSLLDTCAAAYRRGGRSAEAVRYYTAALALRPGISGLWRSLAAALSEQGRQEEAVAALQRAADLRPDLARIHYELGQALKESGQEAAAAAAFGRCLQEGRRSPPAGVAPPPWLEECESGAR
- a CDS encoding SUMF1/EgtB/PvdO family nonheme iron enzyme gives rise to the protein MTAIEPETALIPEGWFLMGSEDGRFNERPVHRVWVDAFRMAIHPVTNREYGRFLKDGGREPPKGWGEERFRQPSQPVVGVTWFEADCYCRWAAETTGRPYRLPTEAEREKAARGGLQGKRYPWGDEEPGWMEVKGKGHTLDQLEDVAQDPPNAYGLHNMGNLVHEWCSDWYDANYYADSPDRNPQGPPTGIRKASRGGSWRHRIKITPCAARTAIPPDRTHLDYSFRVVLTTR